One Myotis daubentonii chromosome 17, mMyoDau2.1, whole genome shotgun sequence genomic window, TATGTTATACTGGTTATTACTCAGGAGCGGCTGCACGGCCATGGTTGTATTGCAGTGCAGATCGTGCAGGGAGGTGGCTGCTGCTTCCAGTAAAAAGGCTCCGAAGTAGAAGACGAACACTGTAAAATGGTAAGCAAAATCCtgaaagaggagggaaaggagagatgtctacaattaaaaataatcgtctacatttttttctgttccttattTCAATGATGAAGTTTAGGTTCAGGAAGATTAGAACTTGAATCAGTCTTAGACTACATTAGCCATTTCTTTTGGCTGCTTTAGCAATGTCAAGCTATTAGAATCCAAATGAAAATCAACTGCCCCAATGTAACTGGCACAGTGGCAAACCTTCTGGCCTATTGAGTTTTataataaagtatataatttttgtttatattaaggTGCCATAGAGATCAATTTTAATTAACATAACATAAAAGGGAATAACATATGCTGTTCTTAAAATGTAagtaaaatggcatttaagtTATAGCTATTATATAATAACTATATAAGATCTATTGCTGCAATATGTTATAGttatatacacattttataattaagcattttatattttttagcaaTTATTTTTATCTGTTAGATTGTCACACTATGCATTAAAAGATACAGAAGATCTGTGAAATCACAGAATTCAATAACATATCTCCCAaccttctaaaaaaaataaaatcatatacttCTATAAAAAGTATAAGAAATTTTCATATAAAACTCAACTGTTATTAAGCTATTGCTGGCATTAATGTAAAGCACAATTGTACTAAAATTCACATCATCTTACCTGAATTAATACATCAACACATTGCTTTGTATTTTTGTTGAGTTACCAACACCAGGTACTTTACATTCATTATCATTAGTTTATGCACAagaaatttcttaatttttttttagttaagcGACTGTCTCAAAGCCACACAAAGATGACCCTTGGGGAGGAGAACTCAAGCCCACATAGGTCTGTCTGTTTCCAGAGTCCACtttttattacatattatatttttatttcaccattTCTACCAACCATACTAATTTAATCTCAAGATCAATAAAAGCTAGAGGCTATAAGTATTTTAGTTAATATGCTAAACAAATACTTCTAGAAAATTCTTTATCAAAATGCACTCTTGCTTCTTTCATGAATGGTATATAGGCAACATTAAACCATTATCACAGGGggaaacaattattttttcagCAATTTAAAATTGTTACCGTCTGGTGACAACACTATGATATGCATGGCTCAAAAATTTTCCTGGCTGAGAGGGTTACAAGATATATTACAAAACCTATCAAAAGCGACCAGGTGGTCAAAAAGGCAGAGTATGTTGAAAATTTCAGAagagtagaaaaaaaacaacacagccaTTTCTAAACATGGCAAGCATTTAAGTACGGAATAATCAgctaaaaacagacaaaacaaatcACAGGATAACCTTTGTAGGTTACTTATAGAACAGATTGGTAGGTAGGTCTTTCTAACTTCTTAGGAAAcctaataaattaaaaagggTATGAATGGTTGTATTCAATAACAATGATAAGGCAATAtgaacaaaaaggaaaagggtGGTATGGACATATGTCTAATAAAATCAGGAGTGTTActggaaaattatttaaacattCATGAGCAATGTGCTTTGACCAATTAGAATGCTGGGCCCTGCAGGATCCTAGAGACTCAGTGCTTTTCCAATAATTAACCCTTTAGTTGCTGGGCTGGTAGCAGGTCCAGGAAGTCCCAGaggagcagtggtcggcaaactcattagtcaacagagccaaatatcaacagtacttcttcaaaatagactcgcccaggccgaaaacctacttctgcgcatgagccacgaagtttcaatagcactgtatgcgcgcccgcacgtggtatttttgtggaagagccagactcaaggggccaaagagccgcatgtggctctcgagccgcagtttgccgaccacagggctaGGGTGATAAAGGTCACAACCATTGGGAAAAGGCAGTAGGTGTGGCAATGACTGTATTAAGTAGTACTAAAGTAGTGGTAGGGCTATACTGGTACACACTGTTGAATATCATCCTTGAGCCTGATACTACAATAGCCTGGCGGTGCTTACCAATATTAGGGACACTGATTCCTTCATACATATTATGGGAAAGCCAGGCATTTAGAAAGAGGAGATTAAGCATCTACCTGTAACTTAAATAGGGACCTTTGATCATCACTTGACCAATTACTAGAAatattttctcatcattaatgagAAATCAAAGCAAAAAGGTCAGAGCACACTGCACCAGCAACCTAAGAAACTCAAGGACTCTTAAAGATTTCTGGTGCAAGCCTCAGCATGTCTGAGGAATGACAATGATTACTGATCTCTTCCTATGAACCAGACACAAAGCTGACCACTTTATAATAATAGTACATTAATTCCGTGATTCCTGCATAGCATCTGGTGAGGTAGGTATGACTATTaccattttatagaggaagaaaatgaagattaTAGAGGTTCACTATTTTGCCTGAGGCTACACACTTACCAAGTGAACCAGGTCTAATCTCGAAGCCTGTCCTTTACACtaacgcaggggtgggcaaactttttgactcgagggccacaatgggttcttaaactggaccggagggccggaacaaaagcatggatggagtgtttgtgtgaactaatataaattcaaagtaaacatcattgcataaaagggtacggtcttttttttgtttagttttattcatttcaaacgtagtttgcccacggctgccctaacccctGCCATTTGGTTTTAGGCAGGCAGCCACATTCACTAGACTTCACTGTTGATAACACTTGGGATGACAGCCCTCATCATGCTCTACAAATAAGACGAGAACAAATTTCCTCTAACAGTGGTCCTAAAGCTGCTGAGTAAAGTGCTGCTACACTTGAAAGGGGCACATATAACACCAGACTAAAGGCCTGACTTACGCTTCTAAACACCCTTGTGGGATGGAAATCAAAGGTGGGTTCGTCATGAACTTTGTTAGAGCATGTCCACCACGGATTGAAATTCATACTCCACTGGGCCATTCTTAGATATGAGAGAAAGAATAACCACAAGTATGaaaaaggcccccccccccccccccccgtgttacaagaaaaaagtgaaatgttGATCCAATTTAATGGTGTCGTACTGTTAAAATTGTGCTGGTTGCAAATTCATTTCTTAAAACTTACCAATTCTTGACCTTTTAGCACAGGAATCGAAAACGCaggtaatatttcattttgttgtgCTTTTGCTTTATCACACTTCTCAGGTATTGtgctttttacaaattgaagatttTGGCAACCCTGAGTTGAGTATTTTTGCACTACTTGGCACTGCATTTGTTCACTTCACGTCTCTGTGTCACAGTttggtaattctcacaatattCCAAACTCTTTCATTGTTATATTCGTTATGGAGAGGGAgaaaacattgactggctgccgcctgcaaccgagatatgtgtcctgactgagaattgaacctgcaacctttctgtgcactgGACGATgccaaccagctgagctacatCCACCAGGGCAAGATCAGTGATTTTTGATGTTACTATTGTATTAGTTTTGGGGTGCCATCAATTGCACCCATATAAGATGGCAGACTTAATAAATGTTGTATGCTCTGCTCTGGCTGTACCTcactctctccccatcctctggCCTCCTTTTACCATGAGACACAAGAATATTAAAATTAGGCCAATTAAAAACCCTCGCATTTttaatcaataaagtattttttaaattaagggcacatacattttttattagCCATAATGCTATTGGCACACTAAGTAAACTACACTAAGTAGtgcaaaaataacttttatatgcactgggaaaccacaAAATTTGTGTGACTGGCTTTGTTGCGATATTCATTTTATGGTGGTGGTCTGGACCCAAACCTGCAACATCTCTCAGCTATGCCTGTAAATACAAAtcatctcccccttttttttctaaatattcgGAGAGCAAAATATATAGCTACTTGTTTtctgaaaagaatatatacttaATATCTGAAACAGAAATCAGTGGAAAATTTCAAGATATATGTCACAGAACCTGTCAAAAGCATCTGTTCAATAACTACAATCCAATTTATTTGTTGTGTGAACTGTGAACAAAGGTCATCTAACTCATAAAGGAGCAACAGAAAGATTGCTCCGCTCTATCTGCACAGGGATCTCACAAGCTGGGCAAAGCAGACGCTGCTGTCTGACCTTTTCTCTCCCACGAGCGGCAACAGACAGAACAGAGATCGGGCATTTTGGGACAGAATGAGATAGTTATGTTTCCCACATTTTCCTGAAAAAGACTTAAAAATCCCTTACCAGGAAATTCCAGTTGGCATCGATCTGAGTCACCATGCCAGAGAGGAACACccccaggaagaggagggaaagggtAAAAGCCGTCACGGACACGAACATGACCCATCCTTGGAGCAGAGGTAGAGGAACATTGGAGGAAGCAACCAAAATCCAGACGAGTCCCCCGAACAGCTAatgggtaaaaagtaaaatggcaGTAAGTTTGGGCAACAGAATAGAATGTGCATGCACCACTCTTACCATGACCCGCCCCCGCACACACTCCCGAATCCCCGCCCCACCTTCTTTTCTTTATCATGATGTGAGACCCCTTCTTCCCTCAGGTGCCGGCCCTGCGCGTTGACTCGCAAGCCCAATCCGACTGCACACCTGTTTCTGCACCTGCCTGCATGGACTCTCGTCCTCAGCCCGTGAACAGGCCCGGTGTTCTTTCGCCAGCTAAACAGATTCCCTTTGACCTGCTGCCTCTCTAACTACCGCCCTCCTAagtattttccttttcagtaacCATTTTTACAAATTCATCTTTGTTTGGTCTCCACCTCTTCGTGGTGTTACTCTTCAAACCACTGGACAATGGCTCTGCTCTCGCCACATCTCAGAGTTTTATCAGCAAAGATCAGCCATAACTTTTAATGGCCATGTTTCAACGCTTATCAGGAAATTGTTCATGTGAAATTATtgcctatatcagtgatggcaaacctgtgacacgcccaactcatttttttggttgatttttctttgttaaatggcatttaaatatataaaataaatatcaaaaatataagtcttactgttttactatggttgcaaatatcaaaaaatttctatatgtgacacggcaccagagttaagttagggtttttcaaaatgctgacacgccgagctcaaaaggttcaccatcactggcctatataGAGAGTAAAAGTTTCAGCTGCCGTACATAATGGTAACCAATAAAATACACCATCACCTATGTGCTGGGCATGGAAATAGGTAATTTagatcagtggtcgccaaccggtggtccgcgaggtccgaaaggttggcgacagcTGCTTTAGACAGTCACAGACCTAATTTAATACATACCTATTGCCCATCAGGTGCTGTGCCAGGTTCTAGGAATAAACAAGCTACACTTGGTCTCCACCACCACAGAATTCATAGTCTCTTACAGCAAAGAGCCAACTAAGCAAGTGATTAAAATGCTGCTGCATACACGTCAGAACTGGGCAAAATCTGAGCATTGTGGGTCCACACAATAAGGGCTCTAAATCCAGATTTGAAAAGTCAGAAAATACTCGCTGGAAGCAACAACCCAAAGAACAGGGCTGGGGGGAGAAGGAAGGTGGGTGGAGAGAAGGCTGATGCAGGGCAGGAGGTGAGTCTTGAGAGGACCTGGTGGGAGCTGAGAGCGAGCCTAGGGAGCTGGAGACCAGCTGAAGGTCCTGAAGGTGACATGAAGGCGTGAACCTCACCCACGGGCAATGGGAGGCCACGGATCATCTTGAGCAGGAACTAGCATGACCAGATTCGCCTTTAGAAGTTTCTCTCTGGCTAGAGTGTGACATAGActggagaggaagggatggagctAGAGACCACACAGGAGACTGTTATACCAACAGTATAAATCAGACTCAGGGCACTTATTGGATCAGATGACAGCAAAAGATCAGACACGGGATACTCAGCTTTCTGACTTGGACAAGTAGAGTGAGTGAGAGAACACAGGGGAGAAAGGGTTAGGGGGTGAAGACAGTGCGTTTCATGGATCTAACAGCGGCGGTCTCCTCCACACGACCACTAAAGCCATTATGGCTATGCATCCTTGGCAGGGCATGCCGGGCCCCTTAAGGATCTAACCTGTCTTTTACATCCTTGTCTCTTGTCACTAAGCCTCTCACATTTTACActatagaaaaaacaaaacccacagtccaaagATAAAGCTCTTTCATGTCTGAGTGGCTGACCTACACTGGCCAAGAATGTCACTCCCTCCCCCATGTGTATTTGAGAAACTCCCATTCACCGCTCATCTGGGATAGCTCATGATCTAAAAAGGCATTCGTTCCAGAGTCCCACCCATGCTCAAGAACCCCTGTCCTCTGGGCATGCTGGTAACTGTGAACATGTTACATTGATGAGAAATGCTGTAACTGAATGTCCTGGCTTCCAGTCCAGTCGCATTATCAGACCTGCTTGGCAGCAGGCTGCCTTGTGTGTCTCCACATCCAAAGCCATTTATTAGTCTGCGGGATAATCCTTTCCTAACTGTCAGGCTTTGTGCTAGATTTGGAAACACAAAAATCTAAGCTATATACCTGCCCTGAAGACACGGACAGGCCACCACTGGGAatcaaccccacccccacctgtcgCCTCCCACACCCACAGATGACATCACAGAAGCATGAGTACTTGGCAGGCACAAGGCTCTTACATATTTGCTCAGTGAACAAATAAATGCCTAGTGCCCATAGAAGAATAGTTGGAGTTCTAGATATTAAAAACCAACAATCATCTGTGTCTCGCTTCTTAAGTATCTAGACAATATCCCAATTGCACAAGTCACTGGAAGTTAAAAACACAGGCTTTAATTCAAGTTTCTAAATGAAGGCCCAGTTATATAACTCATTActactttgaaaaacattttgaaaagcatAATAACTTATCACTTGAGCAATGATAATTAAAGCACCAGCCTAATAAATTTCTAATTGTGGTGGTATATCTCAAGTCCTACTATCAAATCAAGCATGAACAACCAACCCTGACAGTTTTATGAAGTAAACCTAAGTCATGAATATGAatgcatattaaaaaatttaaccaCAACTTTATTAGTAAGCTATGAAAGATACAGTGATCCCGGTAAAATATTTTCTACTCTTCgtattgtttaataaatatttgatggtgATAAGATCTTcaaatcttttgtttgttttctcagcCTTTTCTTCCTGGtagccttttcttcctcttccactACCAATAACCcatgttattttaaatactatttaagGAATAACATCATTATTAACTATCTATTAATTCAAAGTCATTTATTGAGAAGGTACAAATACCAAGGGTAATAAAGAACAATGGGCCATTGTTTAATAGGGGCAGGCAGACTCTAACAGATGGGCATAATCATATGATATAGGAACTGTGATAAACTGACACCTCTGAAGAAGAGGGTATCTGATCCCTTGGAACTAAATATTTCGTAAAACTGGACAGGACCTCAAACAGGGCAGCCTCAAATCTACTGTCAGGCACTACAGAAGGGTACtccagaaaagaagaagaagaagaaaaagggcaAGGCTCTATCTACAGCAGCTCCAAACAAGGGAGAAATAGACACCAGTAAATCTGATTCAGAAGCAGATTGTGGAGCGAGCTATAAAAAGCGCTCCACACAGCGTGCTCCGGAGGCTGGAGAGGAATGTGCTGGGAGTACTCCGGGCGGCAGGCGGGAGGCAGGGTTCGAAGCAGCCTTTCCAGGCAGAGCAGGGCTTTGACAGGGGATGCTAATGTGACACAAGGATGAATTGTTCTTGTCATACTCAAAATTACAGCCCTTCCCACACCTCAAAGGCTTGGAAAGGAAGTGCAGTGCTTACGTGAAAAGAACAGATTTAGCTACCCATCTGTGGTGTGTGCGCTGAGGGCAGGTAGGGAGGAAGGCATATGAATAATCATAGACTGCATCC contains:
- the MAL2 gene encoding protein MAL2 isoform X1; this translates as MSAGGAPGVPPPNPAVSFPAPRITLPAGPDILRTYSGAFVCLEILFGGLVWILVASSNVPLPLLQGWVMFVSVTAFTLSLLFLGVFLSGMVTQIDANWNFLDFAYHFTVFVFYFGAFLLEAAATSLHDLHCNTTMAVQPLLSNNQYNINVAATIFAFMTTACYGCSLGLALRRWRP
- the MAL2 gene encoding protein MAL2 isoform X2, encoding MAGDQEAATPWKAGLELFGGLVWILVASSNVPLPLLQGWVMFVSVTAFTLSLLFLGVFLSGMVTQIDANWNFLDFAYHFTVFVFYFGAFLLEAAATSLHDLHCNTTMAVQPLLSNNQYNINVAATIFAFMTTACYGCSLGLALRRWRP